One stretch of Desulfovibrio aminophilus DSM 12254 DNA includes these proteins:
- a CDS encoding phage tail tape measure C-terminal domain-containing protein, with amino-acid sequence MPVGNTSAVRIEIRVDDKGSVVIRDFGAQVSRVGRQAEASFQGLGRQGEMFNTVLRKTLGLLATLKMADFAKDTVMAAARYETLGVSMNRAGRNAGYLPSQMVLFEKQLESQGIAMNEAREVLTSMAAAYMDLSKAAELASAAQDVAVAAGLNSSETFASMVRAIKSGEVEILRTLGLNVQFEASYKSLAQQLHKSTNALTEQEKMQARVNVVLEASRGYSALYAEAMTTAGKQITSFSRYWADMQNELGQSQLPAVSQLVQDATSRMKEFTAYVKDPQTQERLAGIGSTAVDTFDTLVSFGAEAGGVLETILEGWNKLPSIIQQVGILGALMGGAAGVAGLAAFSYAWDWADDWDKILEAHWQGKLDWKDLNQAFWGDRDEFLQFMETGESIIKQIEVLKAKRDSALYSDEKEQYQAEIDKLKQKKRLSDARGVTDAWLVSPALADKYTFREPLAAPKTTTTVDDATTRKILDARKDLESARLEFLATAAEQSGDEIGSKLLTLRREYESAVASLRKEMVGAGPEESSALQGVIDYEARKYEIKRGYLEKSLTAEREEQRAEAQLKLAQLQGVDTYEAEIAAIRAKYSKARLQPGSVEGQMADTMEAAEISAKERERLKTAVQLRGEYAQMTNHTQNFYAAQVQLLEIEQTLAKTEEERQVINERLAEATAHRDGDWLYAANASLREYGATATDTFMGVQSVAMSTMGNIEDGFTLMATRGKIEVTDMLRSIQADFTRMMIRQQITGPLAKWASSGGLTSLFAGILHDGGSAATPGRMRLADADLFRAAPRYHTGKSGEVPTILRADEWVFTPQQMAALGRAGGSTAPAAPIFNVYVETENGVSARVGRQESSFDGERWVASVWLQAYHHDTELMRTFLLAGGGRG; translated from the coding sequence ATGCCTGTTGGCAATACCAGCGCTGTGAGGATCGAGATCCGGGTGGACGACAAGGGCTCCGTGGTCATTCGCGACTTCGGGGCCCAGGTCTCCCGGGTCGGCCGCCAGGCCGAGGCCTCCTTCCAGGGCCTCGGCCGACAGGGCGAGATGTTCAACACGGTGCTGCGCAAGACGCTCGGCCTTCTGGCCACGCTCAAGATGGCCGACTTCGCCAAGGACACGGTGATGGCGGCCGCGCGCTACGAGACCCTGGGCGTGAGCATGAATCGCGCGGGCCGCAACGCCGGGTATCTGCCCTCGCAGATGGTCCTGTTTGAGAAGCAGCTCGAGTCCCAGGGCATCGCCATGAACGAGGCCCGTGAGGTGCTCACCAGCATGGCGGCGGCCTACATGGACCTCTCCAAGGCGGCGGAGCTGGCCAGTGCGGCCCAGGACGTGGCGGTCGCCGCCGGGCTCAACTCCTCCGAGACGTTCGCGAGCATGGTCCGGGCCATCAAGTCCGGAGAGGTGGAGATCCTGCGCACCCTCGGCCTGAACGTCCAGTTCGAGGCGTCCTACAAGTCCCTGGCCCAGCAGTTGCACAAATCCACCAACGCCCTCACCGAGCAGGAGAAGATGCAGGCCAGGGTCAACGTGGTTTTGGAGGCGTCCCGTGGGTACTCCGCACTGTACGCTGAGGCCATGACCACGGCGGGCAAGCAGATCACCTCGTTTTCCAGATATTGGGCGGATATGCAGAATGAGTTGGGCCAGTCCCAGCTCCCGGCCGTGAGCCAGCTGGTCCAGGACGCCACGTCCAGGATGAAAGAGTTCACCGCCTATGTGAAGGATCCGCAGACCCAGGAGCGGCTGGCGGGGATTGGGAGCACGGCCGTCGACACGTTTGACACCCTGGTCTCGTTCGGGGCTGAGGCCGGGGGCGTTTTGGAGACCATCCTGGAAGGGTGGAACAAGCTCCCCTCGATTATTCAACAGGTCGGAATCCTCGGTGCCTTGATGGGCGGTGCCGCTGGTGTGGCCGGGTTGGCCGCGTTTTCCTACGCCTGGGACTGGGCCGATGACTGGGACAAGATTCTGGAGGCGCATTGGCAGGGTAAGCTCGACTGGAAGGATTTGAACCAGGCTTTCTGGGGTGACCGGGACGAGTTTCTCCAGTTCATGGAAACCGGAGAATCCATCATCAAGCAGATCGAGGTTCTCAAGGCGAAGAGGGATTCCGCTTTATACAGCGACGAGAAGGAACAATACCAGGCTGAGATCGACAAATTGAAGCAGAAGAAGAGGCTCTCTGACGCCAGAGGTGTTACTGACGCATGGCTGGTTTCCCCTGCTTTGGCCGACAAATACACCTTCCGTGAGCCGCTGGCCGCGCCCAAGACAACCACCACGGTGGACGACGCCACCACGCGCAAGATCCTGGACGCCCGCAAGGATCTGGAGAGCGCCCGTCTGGAGTTCCTGGCCACGGCAGCCGAGCAATCGGGCGACGAGATCGGCTCCAAGCTGCTGACCCTGCGCCGGGAATACGAGTCCGCGGTGGCCTCGCTCCGCAAGGAGATGGTCGGAGCCGGCCCGGAGGAATCGTCCGCGCTGCAGGGGGTCATCGACTATGAGGCCCGCAAGTACGAGATCAAGCGCGGGTACCTGGAGAAGAGCCTGACCGCCGAGCGGGAGGAACAGCGGGCCGAGGCCCAGCTCAAGCTGGCCCAGCTCCAGGGCGTGGACACCTACGAGGCCGAGATCGCGGCCATCCGCGCCAAGTACTCCAAGGCCCGCCTGCAGCCCGGCTCGGTCGAGGGGCAGATGGCCGACACGATGGAGGCCGCCGAGATCTCGGCCAAGGAGCGCGAGCGGCTGAAGACGGCCGTCCAGCTGCGGGGCGAGTACGCCCAGATGACCAACCACACCCAGAATTTTTACGCCGCCCAAGTCCAGCTTCTGGAGATCGAGCAGACCCTGGCCAAGACCGAGGAGGAACGCCAGGTCATCAACGAGCGCCTGGCCGAGGCCACGGCCCACCGCGACGGCGACTGGCTCTACGCGGCCAACGCCTCCCTGCGGGAGTACGGCGCCACGGCCACGGACACGTTCATGGGAGTGCAGTCGGTGGCCATGTCCACGATGGGCAACATCGAGGACGGGTTCACGCTCATGGCCACGCGGGGCAAGATCGAAGTCACGGACATGCTGCGCTCCATCCAGGCCGACTTCACGCGCATGATGATCCGCCAGCAGATCACCGGGCCGCTGGCCAAGTGGGCCTCCTCCGGCGGGCTGACCAGCCTGTTCGCGGGGATACTGCACGATGGCGGCAGCGCGGCCACGCCGGGGCGCATGCGTCTCGCGGACGCGGATCTGTTCCGCGCCGCGCCGCGCTATCACACGGGCAAGTCCGGCGAGGTGCCCACGATCCTGCGCGCCGACGAATGGGTCTTCACGCCGCAGCAGATGGCCGCCCTGGGCCGCGCTGGAGGCTCGACCGCTCCCGCCGCGCCGATCTTCAACGTCTACGTCGAGACCGAGAACGGCGTGTCCGCCCGGGTCGGCCGCCAGGAGTCCAGCTTCGACGGGGAACGCTGGGTCGCGTCGGTGTGGCTCCAGGCATATCATCATGACACCGAACTCATGAGGACGTTCCTTCTCGCCGGTGGAGGGCGCGGCTGA
- a CDS encoding tail fiber assembly protein, with translation MYCCIRKSDGALCGAQSIDPLGGLISQAVADYGGEAADYEERVVADEVFASLLAAANQPTEADQAAAIRAQRDALLTACDWTQLQDSPLPAATKTAWAAYRQELRDITGQAGFPGSVTWPVAPGA, from the coding sequence ATGTACTGTTGTATCCGTAAGTCTGATGGCGCGTTGTGCGGCGCACAGAGCATTGATCCGCTCGGCGGACTCATTTCCCAGGCTGTGGCGGACTATGGCGGGGAGGCGGCGGACTACGAGGAACGGGTGGTCGCCGACGAGGTGTTCGCCTCTCTGTTGGCCGCCGCGAACCAGCCCACCGAAGCCGACCAGGCCGCCGCCATCCGCGCCCAGCGCGACGCCCTGCTCACAGCCTGCGACTGGACCCAGTTGCAGGACAGCCCGCTCCCGGCCGCGACCAAAACCGCTTGGGCCGCCTACCGCCAGGAGCTGCGCGACATCACCGGCCAGGCGGGATTCCCGGGCAGCGTGACCTGGCCCGTGGCCCCGGGGGCGTAG
- a CDS encoding TraR/DksA C4-type zinc finger protein, which translates to MADEVDLSQLAIALDNAEALGRVTNRLPGRGPEWIDGVPCCRECGEPIPVARLAAVPDAERCAECQQDYEMEVYNARRSAS; encoded by the coding sequence GTGGCTGACGAAGTGGATCTGAGCCAGCTGGCCATCGCCCTGGACAACGCCGAAGCCCTGGGCCGGGTCACCAACCGGCTGCCCGGCCGGGGACCGGAGTGGATCGACGGCGTTCCCTGCTGCCGCGAATGCGGCGAGCCTATTCCGGTGGCGCGCCTGGCCGCCGTGCCGGACGCCGAGCGCTGCGCCGAATGCCAGCAAGATTATGAGATGGAGGTGTACAATGCCCGTCGATCCGCGTCTTGA
- a CDS encoding HI1506-related protein gives MPVSIKANRDGFRRCGIAHSDQWVEHPDGRFTSEEIEILSADTMLQVKITKKPAAPATPPSPGPQGDAGPGDQPPSPGPQGDAGSGDQPPSPDKGKTSKKGGK, from the coding sequence ATGCCCGTGAGCATCAAGGCCAACCGCGACGGATTCCGCCGCTGCGGCATTGCCCACTCCGACCAGTGGGTGGAGCACCCCGACGGCCGGTTCACCTCCGAGGAGATCGAGATCCTGTCCGCCGACACCATGCTTCAAGTCAAGATCACGAAGAAGCCCGCCGCCCCCGCCACGCCGCCCTCGCCCGGTCCCCAGGGTGATGCGGGGCCCGGGGATCAGCCACCCTCGCCCGGTCCCCAGGGTGATGCGGGGTCCGGGGATCAGCCGCCCTCGCCCGACAAGGGCAAGACCTCCAAGAAGGGGGGCAAGTAG
- a CDS encoding phage head spike fiber domain-containing protein, with amino-acid sequence MSAAKHPLGDVLVTVMPNPLAPERTVSEWAAWEFGRRPRDYAPTGMPIPEGLALGVSVNGRVLTEFEAACYEVQPGDSVFFRVVPRDGGGDGGSDGLGAVVSLGMMMLAPGIGQAIGVWAFNAGIMSSVGAGLMFGKIMAGVVSLAVTGIVSTVLSPSSAGKSSAIASNGLEESATYKWDSSTTNPVQPGGRVPKPYGHCHNVKPQRIARHITTDGDKQYLNLLFLLGEGPVDAVQNIKIDGNPLSNYDSVETVFRPGTRWQDVIPWFNDGVYEHGLSLKLSRDQEWSTARTMGTGIHSIGIGITCPALCQVSGTALANTTVKVEAQYKTASATEWTVWNTFEITAAKRTAVMRYYRINDLAPAQYDVRVRLAEIPPSGTDYINDTYFEYMQEIVPDDFRYPYSALLAVRALATDKLSSSEPVVTCDVLCMTVPVPADASLALPAHNLFADSSDFTASTWLRSAYTTITPAAKAAPDGTTSGQLAQDTSSEAGKQAFVFQREPLVAGESGVFTFSVHVAAGTSSKVHVQMYEYVAGVSAGVVYIEFNPATGAIITNPAPAMTTLEKVGASDWWRVSVKKTMSGGATGAANDFIQAAVYPSILGDRADNAYLWGAQLERGDLTPYIPSGLARRSAENPAWMAYDMVRARRYGCGFQASRVILAEFASAAEWDDIKGIKGSMYFDTPMDMLTALGHVGNFGRFRVVERGTRIGCISDRPASTPKQGFLATMGNTVHASCGLGYIKASERADGVQITYFDKDKGNTTIFVPGPWYNTLTRPPKIVSHTLAACNDVTLARAYGDYLMRCNRYLSRTWRQTLSWQALGFQEGDVVQVANDVMQWGQSGLIRAGATLLRVPLDRPVTLEPNTAYVITIMHQDRRNEDTGEALVEEATLTVVSVATETDEVVLATPLQYAPAKDAAFSVGEAERNIRLFRVDRIRRTTGMRFAVEGLEYAAEVYEDSGEEPVSLPPTGLAAVRGLRAAVSQRYIDGLYQQRLQLFWRGAAIDFYVWKRRVGETDWTFVTTTKYPAYDVPGLETGFFYQLCVSGSSNPADGQVVDVDFTGDNLSGIYEQVVEMVNGVEEPVVETINGVTQNVFEVV; translated from the coding sequence GTGAGCGCGGCCAAACACCCCTTGGGTGACGTGCTCGTCACGGTCATGCCCAACCCCCTGGCTCCGGAGCGCACCGTCTCCGAGTGGGCGGCCTGGGAGTTCGGGCGTCGGCCTCGGGACTACGCCCCGACCGGCATGCCCATTCCCGAGGGCCTGGCCCTGGGCGTGAGCGTCAACGGCCGCGTCCTGACCGAGTTCGAGGCCGCCTGCTACGAGGTGCAGCCCGGCGACAGCGTCTTCTTCCGGGTCGTCCCGCGCGACGGCGGCGGCGACGGCGGCAGCGACGGCCTGGGGGCCGTGGTCAGTCTGGGCATGATGATGCTGGCCCCGGGAATCGGCCAGGCCATCGGCGTCTGGGCCTTCAACGCCGGGATCATGTCCAGCGTGGGCGCGGGCCTCATGTTCGGCAAGATCATGGCCGGTGTGGTGTCCCTGGCCGTCACCGGGATAGTCAGCACGGTGCTGTCCCCGTCCTCGGCGGGCAAGTCGTCCGCCATCGCGTCCAACGGCCTGGAGGAGTCCGCCACCTACAAATGGGACTCGTCCACCACCAACCCGGTGCAGCCCGGCGGCCGGGTGCCCAAGCCTTACGGGCACTGCCACAACGTCAAGCCGCAGCGCATCGCCCGGCACATCACCACGGACGGCGACAAGCAGTACCTGAACCTCCTGTTCCTTCTGGGCGAGGGCCCGGTGGACGCGGTCCAGAACATCAAGATCGACGGCAACCCGCTTTCCAACTACGACTCCGTTGAAACCGTCTTCCGGCCCGGCACCAGGTGGCAGGACGTCATCCCCTGGTTCAACGACGGGGTGTACGAGCATGGCCTGTCCCTGAAGCTCTCCCGCGACCAGGAGTGGAGCACGGCCAGGACGATGGGCACCGGGATCCACTCCATCGGCATCGGCATCACCTGCCCGGCGTTGTGCCAGGTCTCGGGCACGGCCCTGGCCAACACCACGGTCAAGGTCGAGGCGCAGTACAAGACGGCCTCGGCCACCGAGTGGACCGTCTGGAACACCTTCGAGATCACGGCCGCCAAGCGCACGGCCGTGATGCGCTATTACCGCATCAACGACCTGGCCCCGGCGCAGTACGACGTGCGGGTCCGGCTGGCCGAGATCCCGCCGTCGGGCACGGACTACATCAACGACACCTATTTCGAATACATGCAGGAGATCGTTCCGGACGATTTCCGTTATCCCTATTCGGCGTTGCTGGCCGTGCGCGCGCTGGCCACGGACAAACTGTCCTCCAGCGAGCCGGTGGTCACCTGCGACGTCCTGTGCATGACCGTGCCGGTCCCGGCGGACGCGTCTCTGGCCCTGCCCGCCCACAATCTGTTCGCGGATTCCAGCGACTTCACGGCGTCGACCTGGCTCCGGAGCGCATACACGACCATCACCCCCGCCGCGAAAGCGGCTCCCGACGGGACCACTTCCGGCCAACTGGCTCAGGACACGTCGAGCGAGGCGGGGAAACAGGCGTTCGTGTTCCAGCGTGAGCCGCTGGTTGCCGGGGAGTCTGGCGTTTTCACGTTCAGCGTCCATGTGGCCGCCGGGACGTCCTCGAAGGTCCATGTGCAGATGTACGAGTATGTCGCGGGCGTCTCCGCAGGCGTGGTCTACATCGAGTTCAATCCGGCGACCGGTGCCATCATCACGAACCCCGCCCCGGCGATGACCACCCTGGAGAAGGTCGGCGCGTCGGACTGGTGGCGCGTGTCCGTGAAGAAGACCATGTCAGGCGGCGCGACCGGGGCGGCGAACGATTTCATCCAGGCGGCGGTCTATCCCTCCATCCTCGGCGACCGCGCGGATAATGCCTACCTGTGGGGCGCGCAGCTCGAACGCGGCGACCTCACCCCCTACATCCCATCGGGCCTGGCCCGCCGCTCGGCCGAAAATCCGGCCTGGATGGCCTACGACATGGTCCGCGCCCGGAGGTACGGCTGCGGCTTCCAGGCGTCGCGGGTGATCCTCGCCGAGTTCGCCTCGGCGGCCGAGTGGGACGACATCAAGGGCATCAAGGGGTCGATGTACTTCGACACGCCGATGGACATGCTCACGGCCCTGGGCCACGTGGGCAATTTCGGCCGGTTCCGGGTGGTGGAGCGCGGCACGCGGATCGGCTGCATCTCGGACCGCCCGGCGTCCACGCCGAAGCAGGGGTTCCTGGCCACGATGGGCAACACGGTCCACGCCTCCTGCGGCCTGGGCTACATCAAGGCGTCCGAACGCGCGGACGGCGTCCAGATCACCTACTTCGACAAGGACAAGGGCAACACCACGATCTTCGTGCCCGGGCCCTGGTACAACACGCTCACCCGGCCGCCCAAGATCGTCAGCCACACCCTGGCCGCCTGCAACGACGTGACCCTGGCCAGGGCCTATGGCGACTACCTCATGCGCTGCAACCGCTACCTGTCCCGAACCTGGCGGCAGACGTTGTCCTGGCAGGCCCTCGGGTTCCAGGAGGGCGACGTCGTCCAGGTGGCCAACGACGTGATGCAGTGGGGGCAATCCGGCCTCATCCGCGCCGGAGCGACGCTCCTGCGGGTGCCCCTGGACCGGCCCGTCACCCTGGAGCCCAATACGGCCTATGTCATCACGATCATGCACCAGGACCGGCGCAACGAGGACACGGGCGAGGCCCTGGTGGAAGAGGCGACCCTGACGGTCGTGTCCGTGGCCACGGAGACCGACGAGGTGGTGCTGGCCACGCCGCTGCAATACGCTCCGGCCAAGGACGCGGCCTTTTCCGTGGGCGAGGCCGAGCGCAACATCCGCCTGTTCCGGGTGGATCGCATCCGGCGGACGACCGGCATGCGGTTCGCCGTGGAGGGATTGGAGTATGCCGCCGAGGTCTATGAGGACTCCGGCGAGGAACCCGTGTCCCTGCCCCCCACCGGCCTGGCCGCCGTGCGCGGCCTGCGGGCCGCCGTGTCGCAGCGGTATATCGACGGTCTGTACCAGCAGCGCCTGCAGCTGTTCTGGCGCGGCGCGGCCATCGATTTCTACGTCTGGAAGCGCAGGGTCGGCGAGACGGATTGGACGTTCGTCACCACGACCAAATACCCGGCCTACGACGTGCCGGGCCTGGAAACTGGCTTCTTCTACCAGCTTTGTGTGAGCGGATCGTCGAACCCGGCGGACGGCCAGGTCGTGGACGTGGATTTCACCGGCGACAACCTGAGCGGGATATACGAGCAGGTCGTCGAGATGGTGAATGGGGTGGAGGAGCCGGTGGTCGAAACTATCAACGGCGTTACTCAAAATGTTTTCGAGGTGGTCTGA
- a CDS encoding gp436 family protein: MAYCLSADIRDQLDEAVLVQLTDDEDAGIVVESRVDKAIADADGEIDGYLGSRYGLPLGQVPPILRKIAVDIAIYNLFSRRMGAPEARAERYKAAVRFLEQVAKGSISLGLGDPDGTPKPAEAPRLSGDNPERLFSRDGMKDF, translated from the coding sequence GTGGCCTATTGTCTGTCGGCCGACATCCGGGACCAGCTGGACGAGGCCGTCCTCGTCCAGCTGACCGACGACGAGGACGCCGGGATCGTCGTGGAGTCCCGCGTGGACAAGGCCATCGCCGACGCCGACGGGGAGATCGACGGCTATCTCGGCTCCCGCTACGGGCTGCCGCTGGGCCAGGTGCCGCCGATTCTGCGCAAGATCGCGGTGGACATCGCGATCTACAACTTGTTCTCGCGGCGCATGGGCGCTCCCGAGGCCCGGGCCGAGCGCTACAAGGCGGCCGTTCGCTTCCTGGAACAGGTGGCCAAGGGCTCCATCTCCCTGGGGCTCGGCGATCCCGACGGCACGCCCAAGCCAGCCGAGGCCCCGCGCCTGTCCGGCGACAATCCCGAGCGGCTTTTCAGCCGTGACGGCATGAAGGACTTCTGA
- a CDS encoding pyocin knob domain-containing protein → MGAIHRSFSGEAVHTPFRWVFANAAARAAATGITSGDINKIALQVDDGSVWRLVAATPTWAAFGFTVSDYIKTLLDDANDTAARTTLKAQRDTIYITAAVDCDSLTTAGYYAVYAASCTHFPVTGTVPWSLEVVHAYNVNNLIQRATNVTTGKTYVRCRHHGTWGAWAEIGASASPVLVSFTRDLSLAAGTQVVTGNWGFTPARFNFSANAGGDMGSVGFDDLTTRWAAINMTGSAIGRGAYSIWAGPYNISNYIAGKVTAVANNQFTVTWGKDGAPTGMATVQALIGPA, encoded by the coding sequence ATGGGTGCGATCCACAGGTCTTTTTCGGGTGAAGCGGTGCATACTCCTTTCCGCTGGGTCTTCGCCAACGCGGCCGCCAGGGCGGCTGCCACGGGGATAACTTCCGGCGACATCAACAAGATCGCCCTGCAGGTGGACGACGGCAGCGTCTGGCGGCTCGTCGCCGCCACTCCCACGTGGGCGGCGTTCGGCTTCACCGTCTCCGACTATATCAAAACGCTCCTGGACGACGCCAACGACACGGCCGCGCGCACGACGCTCAAGGCGCAGCGGGACACGATCTACATCACTGCGGCGGTCGACTGCGACTCGCTGACCACGGCCGGGTATTACGCCGTCTACGCGGCCTCCTGCACGCACTTCCCGGTCACCGGCACGGTGCCGTGGTCCCTCGAGGTGGTCCACGCCTACAACGTCAACAACCTGATCCAGCGCGCGACCAATGTGACCACGGGGAAGACATATGTGCGCTGCCGGCACCACGGAACCTGGGGCGCGTGGGCGGAGATAGGGGCGTCCGCGTCGCCGGTCTTGGTGTCCTTTACGCGCGATTTGAGCCTCGCAGCCGGGACACAGGTCGTCACCGGGAATTGGGGCTTCACCCCGGCGCGGTTCAACTTCAGCGCCAATGCTGGCGGGGATATGGGGTCGGTCGGGTTCGACGATCTGACGACCCGATGGGCCGCCATTAATATGACCGGATCGGCGATTGGGCGGGGGGCCTACAGTATATGGGCTGGCCCTTACAATATCAGCAACTATATCGCTGGAAAAGTTACTGCCGTGGCCAACAATCAATTCACGGTCACGTGGGGCAAAGATGGAGCGCCCACTGGAATGGCGACGGTCCAGGCGCTGATCGGTCCGGCATAG
- a CDS encoding phage tail tube protein encodes MRSHRATHNLVAVSAGARETGINVAQTLDTSMLVSLTDVLNLDPRRESNADELRGKEEADAIYDNGSLSSGAFNFEKAQPQHFAFLLAYALGNVAAAASGSGWLHTIRPIDGDVDLDRSLPSFTAGQRFGKTVYKRRFVSMFVDQVTASFAEDSWVKVTGTLKGTGKSDRSVTEETVQAAVNAASLALAANGVHGADAQTRMDNVQRIRAELTPGVWTEVPFSAVSADTPAIITITPPGVATDVISYKVLYAPTEPAWCQFPSRVEESPLRVAQLQVAFGGKWNGTQFQGGRTLSSEIKSIEWTLNNNIQIGFRPGAGGGYATSAFREGRVQTLKLSRELRDFIVQAHMESNDTVGMRLLAVGAEYEAGKNYQVEIIFPRLGVLTAPASVDGKRLAEAGDLTVLEDDTHGSVIVRVQNKVAAYAA; translated from the coding sequence ATGAGATCGCACAGGGCGACACACAACCTGGTGGCCGTGTCCGCCGGGGCCAGGGAGACGGGCATCAACGTCGCACAGACCCTGGACACCTCCATGCTCGTGAGCCTGACCGACGTGCTCAACCTGGACCCCAGGCGCGAGTCCAACGCCGACGAGCTGCGCGGCAAGGAGGAGGCCGACGCCATCTACGACAATGGTTCCCTGTCCAGTGGCGCGTTCAACTTCGAGAAGGCCCAGCCCCAGCATTTCGCCTTCCTGCTGGCATACGCCCTGGGCAACGTGGCTGCGGCCGCCTCCGGGTCGGGGTGGCTTCACACCATCCGGCCCATCGACGGCGACGTGGACCTGGACCGCAGCCTGCCCAGCTTCACAGCAGGGCAGCGCTTCGGCAAGACCGTCTACAAGCGCCGGTTCGTGTCCATGTTCGTGGACCAGGTCACGGCCTCCTTCGCCGAGGACTCCTGGGTCAAGGTCACGGGCACGCTCAAGGGCACGGGCAAGAGCGACCGTTCCGTCACCGAGGAGACCGTGCAGGCCGCCGTCAACGCCGCGAGCCTCGCCCTCGCCGCCAACGGCGTGCACGGGGCCGACGCGCAGACCCGCATGGACAACGTGCAGCGGATCCGCGCCGAGCTGACCCCCGGCGTCTGGACCGAGGTGCCCTTCTCGGCCGTGTCGGCGGACACCCCGGCGATCATCACCATCACCCCTCCGGGCGTGGCCACGGACGTGATCAGCTACAAGGTGCTCTACGCCCCCACCGAACCCGCCTGGTGCCAGTTCCCCTCGCGGGTGGAGGAGTCGCCCCTGCGCGTGGCCCAGCTCCAGGTGGCCTTCGGCGGCAAGTGGAACGGCACGCAGTTTCAGGGCGGCCGCACCCTGTCCTCGGAGATCAAGTCCATCGAATGGACCCTGAACAACAACATCCAGATCGGCTTCCGGCCCGGTGCTGGCGGCGGGTACGCCACGAGCGCCTTCCGCGAGGGCCGCGTGCAGACGCTCAAGCTCTCCCGCGAGCTGCGCGACTTCATCGTCCAGGCCCACATGGAATCCAACGACACTGTGGGCATGCGGCTGCTGGCCGTGGGCGCGGAGTACGAGGCCGGAAAGAACTACCAGGTGGAGATCATCTTCCCGCGCCTCGGCGTACTGACGGCCCCGGCGTCCGTGGACGGCAAGCGCCTGGCCGAGGCGGGCGACCTCACCGTGCTCGAGGACGACACCCACGGCAGCGTCATCGTCCGGGTCCAGAACAAGGTCGCGGCCTACGCCGCGTAG
- a CDS encoding NlpC/P60 family protein — MSSPDFSRLFTALFRDDGRGEIDPVTRCPLYDCWGLVMAAHRLYGVELPDLGVGCTRSAAVHEVWARETRSPRWRTLDAPEAPCVVVLRGMAPGAAWARSHFGTYVGGGDFIHITRRRGVQSTSLAEFAGKVEEIKAWAGGRP, encoded by the coding sequence ATGTCTAGCCCGGACTTCAGCCGCCTGTTCACGGCCCTGTTCCGGGACGACGGCCGGGGTGAGATCGACCCGGTCACTAGGTGCCCGCTCTACGACTGCTGGGGCCTGGTCATGGCCGCGCACCGGCTGTACGGCGTGGAGCTGCCGGACCTCGGCGTCGGCTGCACCAGGTCGGCGGCCGTGCATGAGGTTTGGGCCCGCGAGACGCGATCCCCGCGCTGGCGGACGCTGGACGCTCCGGAAGCCCCCTGCGTGGTGGTGTTGCGCGGCATGGCCCCGGGCGCGGCCTGGGCCCGGTCCCATTTCGGAACCTACGTGGGCGGCGGAGACTTCATCCACATCACCCGGCGGCGCGGCGTGCAGTCCACCAGCCTGGCCGAGTTCGCGGGCAAGGTCGAGGAGATCAAGGCCTGGGCCGGAGGGCGTCCGTGA